A stretch of Cheilinus undulatus linkage group 20, ASM1832078v1, whole genome shotgun sequence DNA encodes these proteins:
- the cdk5rap3 gene encoding CDK5 regulatory subunit-associated protein 3, with product MENIQNLPIDIQTSKLLDWLVDRRHCNLKWQSQVKIIREKINAAIQDMPENEEIKQLLSGSYIHYFHCLRIVEILKGTEASSKNIFGRYSSQRMKDWQEIVSLYETDNVYLAEVASLLSRNVSYEGPALRKQLAKVQQLQQELSRREVECQSSATDLRGRYYAACKQYGIKGENVPRELQALVKDLPAVLDEVGKDAAKLEEKIQLYTAFTNYVCEWSEPVLPILTFVQKRGNTTFYEWRTGQVPKVIERPVVEEEAPETVTEDAIDWGDFGKGTDSQVVNAGVALEDGIDWGISLEPSSEDASAGGIDWGDSEPAPIEIEIVDAGTDCPEGVARGEDALSILENTQSRGQFIDELMELEVFLTQRISEMGEEGDVVAMSQFQLAPSVIQGQTREHIREMLSEVQDLLGRLTSLRMQHLFMIQASPRYVERVSEMLRQKMKQADILVVKGATMVEKRQEALEEQSRLEPRVDLLAGCTRELQKLIEADISKKYHNRPVNLMGVNI from the exons ATGGAG AATATTCAAAATCTTCCTATCGACATACAGACGAGCAAACTTTTGG ACTGGTTAGTGGATCGACGTCACTGTAATCTAAAATGGCAGAGTCAAGTGAAAATTATCAGAGAGAAGATCAATGCTGCCATCCAGGACATGCCTGAAAATGAGGAGATCAAGCAGCTTCTCTCCGGCTCCT acattcactattttcactgcttGCGGATTGTGGAGATACTGAAGGGAACTGAAGCTTCCTCCAAGAACATCTTTGGCAGATATTCCTCACAGAGGATGAAG gaCTGGCAGGAGATTGTGTCCCTTTATGAGACCGATAATGTCTATTTGG CGGAGGTTGCGAGCCTGCTGAGTCGCAATGTGAGCTACGAAGGTCCAGCTCTGAGGAAGCAGCTGGCTAAAgtccagcagctgcagcaggagctgAGCAGGCGGGAGGTGGAGTGTCAGAGCTCAGCCACAGACCTGAGGGGACGCTACTACGCCGCCTGCAAACAGTACGGCATCAAA GGTGAAAATGTCCCTCGAGAGCTTCAGGCTCTGGTCAAAGATTTACCAGCAGTTCTAGACGAGGTCGGGAAGGATGCAGCAAAGTTAGAGGAGAAAATCCAACTTTATACAGCTTTTACGAACTACGTGTGTGAGTG GTCTGAACCAGTCCTGCCCATACTCACGTTTGTCCAGAAGAGAGGAAACACGACATTTTATGAGTGGAGAACAGGCCAAGTCCCAAAAGTCATTGAGAGGCCAGTTGTGGAGGAAGAAGCTCCTGAGACAGTCACAGAGGATGCA ATTGACTGGGGTGACTTTGGCAAAGGAACAGACTCTCAGGTCGTGAACGCTGGAGTTGCACTCGAAGATGGAATAGACTGGGGCATCAGTCTGGAGCCAAGCTCTGAG GACGCTAGTGCTGGTGGTATCGACTGGGGCGACAGTGAACCTGCTCCCATAGAAATTGAAATTGTGGATGCAGGGACAGACT GTCCTGAGGGTGTGGCGAGGGGGGAGGATGCTTTAAGTATCCTGGAGAACACACAGTCACGTGGACAGTTCATTGATGAGCTAATGGAG CTTGAAGTGTTCCTAACTCAGCGAATCAGTGAGATGGGAGAAGAAGGAGACGTGGTCGCCATGAGCCAGTTCCAGCTGGCCCCCTCGGTCATCCAAGGCCAAACCCGGGAACACATCAGGGAGATGCTGTCAGAGGTGCAGGACCTCCTGGGCCGGCTCACCTCTCTCCGGATGCAGCACCTGTTTATGATCCAGGCGTCGCCTCG gtaCGTTGAACGTGTGTCTGAGATGCTGAGACAGAAGATGAAGCAGGCAGACATTTTGGTCGTCAAAGGTGCCACGATGGTTGAGAAAAGGCAGGAAGCGCTGGAAGAGCAGTCCAGACTAGAGCCTCGTGTTGACCTGCTGGCAGGATGCACCCGGGAACTCCAGAAACTG ATTGAAGCCGATATTTCAAAAAAATACCACAACAGACCCGTCAACCTCATGGGAGTGAACATATAA
- the nfe2l1b gene encoding endoplasmic reticulum membrane sensor NFE2L1b, with product MLYLKKYFTEGLIQFTILLSLIGVRVDVDTYLSNQLPPLREIILGPSSAYTQTQFHNLRNTLDGYGIHPKSVDLDHFFTTRRLLNQVRQLDRLSVPSTELNTWLVHRDSETVVSPSSQSSPSITLDNGASLEDVNNPDATPAMRGGSGAPESTYNLNAADSSLGAVAPEGNQEQGSRDGNDDLTKEDIDLIDILWRQDIDLGAGREVFNYSNRQKESEEEQKPNPHENKDGNEEQESWRNGVNLQGAQPVDGETGESIPEQLPGIGSQTSLSLQECLRLLEATFPFGEESEFPAPVVNREIVSNEAPSTSQGLPLAPQLPPAEPQLDLEQQWQDIMAIMELQAMEVNNTSVHTSSSVSATGTDGTTESTVGTFELSTGATPVNQDVSLHQASLPSCSQDFPQIFNPQLDSINITPRTTLPRISSSNSSNINSTFGTTNLTGIFLPPHINSSSNNITSTPILPDPFSTLLEESMLDEISLLDLAMEEGFSQAQASQLEDELDSDSGLSLDSSHSPASPSSSETSCSSAASSSSTSATFSEEGAVGYSTDSEVATVEPEEGAVGGYQPGYSKLCRMSYQDPSQFHSLPHLDSISHNHTYNLPLSSAFAEHPELPIPTGKKTVRDKHNSKLQTHQDMLDKHSSRDERRARAMKIPFSNEKIINLPVEEFNELLAKHHLSEAQLSLIRDIRRRGKNKMAAQNCRKRKLDTIINLEQGVQDLRRDKARLLKEKMEFIRSIRQMKQKVQSLYQEVFSQLRDEEGRPYPPSEYSLQYSADGSVLIMPRCVTTAEQNRKPEKKQKDKKK from the exons ATGCTTTACCTGAAAAAGTACTTCACAGAGGGCCTGATTCAGTTCACCATCCTTCTGAGTCTCATTGGGGTGCGGGTGGACGTTGACACCTATCTAAGCAATCAGCTGCCCCCACTGAGAGAGATCATCCTGGGCCCTAGCTCAGCCTACACCCAGACACAGTTTCACAACCTGCGCAACACGCTGGACGGCTATGGCATCCATCCAAAGAGTGTGGACCTGGACCATTTCTTCACCACTCGACGGCTGCTGAACCAGGTGCGCCAGCTGGATCGCCTCTCCGTGCCCAGTACCGAGCTCAACACCTGGCTAGTGCATCGTGACTCGGAGACTGTGGTGTCCCCCAGCAGCCAGTCCAGCCCCAGCATCACCCTGGACAATGGGGCCAGCCTAGAGGACGTTAACAACCCTGACGCTACCCCGGCCATGAGGGGAGGAAGTGGAGCGCCTGAATCCACGTATAACCTGAACGCAGCGGACAGCAGCCTGGGAGCTGTGGCCCCAGAGGGCAACCAGGAGCAGGGCAGCAGAGATGGCAACGACGACCTCACCAAGGAG GACATTGACTTGATTGACATCCTATGGAGACAGGACATCGACCTCGGTGCAGGAAGAGAAGTGTTCAACTACAGCAACCGGCAGAAGGAGAGTGAGGAGGAGCAAAAGCCCAACCCACATGAGAACAAAGACGGGAATGAGGAGCAGGAGAGCTGGAGAAACGGAGTGAACCTTCAGGGTGCTCAGCCAGTGGACGGGGAGACGGGAGAGAGTATTCCTGAGCAG CTCCCCGGCATTGGCTCACAGACTTCACTGTCTCTACAAGAATGTTTGAGGCTGCTGGAGGCCACTTTTCCATTTGGAGAAGAGTCTGag TTTCCAGCTCCGGTTGTCAACAGAGAAATAGTTTCCAATGAAGCTCCTTCTACATCTCAGGGCCTTCCTCTGGCACCACAGCTGCCCCCAGCAGAGCCACAGTTAGACCTGGAGCAGCAGTGGCAGGACATCATGGCCATCATGGAACTACAA GCGATGGAGGTGAACAACACTTCAGTTCACACCAGCTCCAGCGTCAGTGCCACTGGCACAGATGGGACGACTGAGTCAACTGTTGGGACCTTTGAACTTTCTACTGGTGCTACACCAGTAAACCAGGATGTCAGCCTTCACCAGGCCTCCCTCCCCAGCTGCAGCCAAGACTTCCCCCAGATCTTCAACCCCCAGCTGGACTCTATTAACATCACCCCGAGAACCACCTTACCCAGGATTTCTTCCTCCAACTCAAGCAACATCAACTCCACGTTTGGAACCACAAACCTGACCGGGATCTTTCTCCCTCCTCACATCAACAGTTCTAGTAACAACATCACATCCACACCCATCCTCCCTGATCCCTTCAGCACACTGCTGGAGGAGTCCATGCTGGATGAGATCAGCCTGCTGGACCTCGCCATGGAGGAGGGCTTCAGCCAGGCCCAGGCTTCCCAGCTCGAGGATGAGCTTGACTCAGATTCTGGTCTTTCTCTAGACTCCAGCCATAGTCCAGCCTCCCCAAGCAGCTCTGAGACATCctgctcctcagcagcatcatccTCATCCACATCTGCCACCTTCTCAGAGGAAGGAGCCGTGGGATACAGCACCGACTCCGAAGTCGCCACTGTGGAGCCGGAGGAGGGGGCTGTTGGAGGTTATCAGCCCGGGTACAGTAAGCTCTGCCGTATGAGCTATCAGGACCCCTCCCAGTTCCACAGCCTGCCTCACCTGGACAGCATCAGCCACAATCATACCTACAACCTGCCACTCTCTTCTGCGTTTGCAGAGCACCCAGAGCTCCCTATCCCCACTGGGAAGAAAACAGTCCGCGACAAACACAACTCAAAGCTCCAGACTCATCAGGACATGCTCGACAAGCACTCCAGCCGTGACGAACGCCGCGCTCGTGCCATGAAAATCCCCTTCTCCAACGAAAAGATCATCAACCTACCCGTGGAGGAGTTCAACGAGCTTCTCGCCAAGCACCACCTGAGTGAAGCCCAGCTCTCCCTCATCCGTGACATCCGCAGGCGCGGCAAGAACAAGATGGCTGCCCAGAACTGCCGCAAACGCAAGCTCGACACCATCATAAACCTGGAGCAGGGCGTCCAAGATCTACGGCGGGACAAGGCCCGTCTGCTGAAGGAGAAGATGGAGTTCATCCGTTCCATCCGACAGATGAAGCAGAAGGTGCAGAGTCTGTACCAGGAGGTTTTCAGCCAGCTGAGGGACGAGGAGGGCCGGCCCTATCCTCCCAGTGAGTACTCACTCCAGTACAGCGCAGACGGCAGTGTGCTGATCATGCCTCGCTGTGTGACGACAGCCGAGCAGAACCGAAAGccagagaaaaaacagaaagacaaaaagaagtga